The following proteins are encoded in a genomic region of Sulfurovum indicum:
- a CDS encoding serine O-acetyltransferase, translating into MHFLQTLRLDIHMVRGTSQNRSTDLLYVIHPRMWPVVLFRLSSLFTRCRLGIIGKLFSLLNQILFSCDIARGARIGGGLYLPHPSGVVVGENAIIGRNCILHQGVTLGDRGECHEGSDPVLGDYIEVGTGAKILGAVHLGDYARVGANAVVLNDVEPYGVVAGIPAKLIKIREDKPLPDK; encoded by the coding sequence ATGCATTTTCTACAAACTTTGCGACTTGACATCCATATGGTACGGGGTACTTCCCAAAACAGAAGTACTGATCTGCTCTATGTCATACATCCGCGTATGTGGCCGGTCGTTCTTTTCAGACTTTCATCTCTGTTCACACGCTGTCGGCTTGGTATCATAGGCAAACTCTTTTCGCTTCTGAACCAAATACTTTTTTCTTGTGACATCGCCAGAGGTGCCAGGATCGGGGGAGGGCTTTACCTGCCCCATCCCAGCGGCGTTGTCGTAGGAGAAAATGCTATTATAGGAAGAAACTGCATCCTGCATCAGGGGGTTACACTTGGTGACAGAGGTGAATGCCATGAAGGAAGCGACCCGGTACTGGGAGACTATATTGAAGTGGGTACAGGTGCCAAAATACTGGGTGCTGTGCACTTGGGTGACTATGCGCGTGTCGGAGCCAATGCCGTCGTGCTGAATGATGTGGAACCCTATGGTGTAGTAGCGGGTATCCCGGCAAAACTGATCAAAATAAGAGAGGATAAACCTCTGCCAGACAAATAA